CATTCACTTTACTTTTACCAGGTAAAAACATTGCATTTTCAATCTCCATGGTAACGAAATGATGCAAATATGACATTACTTAAAGATGGGTCTTTTCACCTTTGGAATTTGCAGGATCCAGGCACTGAACCCGTTGAAAGGCATTGGCCATCAGTTGATTTGGGAACAGAAATATACGTGAACGATAATCAAGTCGCCGAATGGACCGTAAGCGACTTCGACATAATTGTTCCGTCAGAAGGCATATGATATGACTATGAGGCTCTTCTTTTTAGTAGTGATAGTATAGAACAGCGTACGATGATAGGAATTTTGCTTGACTAGTGAAAGCATAGTATAGCATATCATAAAGTCGTCGAATACGATTAGTGGAATGACCCCTtcctccaatttttctttttctgtgacTTGCTGACCACTTTTGAGCAATGCTTCGTACGCATACACAGTGAAAGACGATAACAATTACCCGATCCAATGAGCAAACTACGACGAACCATTGAAGGATGGGATGGTTGCCACTTACttgtttggtcaaaattaatAACGAATCGATTCACGGAATCAAATTGGGCGATTTGTAGGTTCATTTTATGGTTTGAGATTGCTTATCTAGTCATGCTTTTATATAAGAATTGGTAATTACGGACACCATGCTTAGAATTCTAAAGATCATGGAACTCTTACCTCTGAGGGACAATTACTCTCTGAGTTCTTAAACTCATGTCCATTTAAAACTTTGCATCTATCTAAAAACTTAAGTCGGTTCGTTAGTTGAATTTTGAAACTTTCAATTATACAtttttaatcctaaaacttatcaccgGTCCTTATTTTCATGGccaaaaaatttatgttttgttGGTCTTTTGTACAAGCGAACACTGATGTAGTGCAAAATAGGCATTTGTCATAGTCTCAAGGTTCAGACTATGACTAAAGGATTGTACTTGATGGAGGAAGACTGTCCAAGATCACCTAGGATTTTCGCTAGGGTTTCCAGAACATTCTTGGATGCCTAGGATTTCCGTGGGTTCTTGGAACATTGTCAAGGACGGGTAAGATAGTAATTGTGCCAAGTTTAAATCGAGAGTGTATCAACGATTATAATGAGAGGGTCTCTATCCTCCCCTCAGTATAATCattcaaatatttcaataatagaAATCCATTCTTTCTCAGAGGCTTAAGTTGCCACACAGTCTTGATCCTGACTCTTGACACAACACTTcggcaaaaatcaaaataatataaaataagaataaaaataatagtcAAGAAATAGAGATATCGTCAAAGGTGGCAAGGGACTACGCCCTCGGTTGGAACATGTGAATGCCTGCGGCCCTTGCTCAGAGCAAGGTGACGGCATCAAGCGCCACAGCCCTATCCTTGGCCCCGACCAactcctcaaaaaaaaaaaaaataataataataataataataataaaattcagtCCCCCTAAAAGAAATTCGGTTGGTTTCTTTCATCGTTCACTTTTTTAGACGTCCTTATTAACGCccattgtccaaaaaaaattaccacTTGACATCACTCCGTTCACTAAAAGTGACGAGTGTACAAAAAAGTTATCACCTGAGATCACTTCGACGGAACTTATGGAAGGACTAGCTTGAAAGAAGGGCTCAAGTTTTGGAACTCATGCGTGTAATTCATATTTACCATTAGAAAATTATCATCTTACAGTAGAATGGTCAAATCAACCTATTCAAATCAACCTAATCAAGTGTATTACGCATCCATATTGGGATATACCTTTTCTCGTTACAACACGCATTAGTTAGCAAAAATTACGGAAGTACTAGCTTGAAAGAAGGCCTCAAGTTTCGGAATTCACGCGTGCTATTCATATTTGTCATTGAAGTCAAATACTTTTATCGTCTTGCAATAGAATGGTCAAATCAATCTAAATCAAATCAACCTTTTGAGAGTGTATTACGCATCCATATTAGGATATACCTTTCTTGTTGCAACACGAGCCGACAAGCCTTAGAGGGCAACCAAGTCTTTTCGATTTAAAAGTCGCCAATCTAGACCGTTCTTTTCGTGCCAATTGCGAAAGTAATGTCCATCTAGTATCTTCTTATTATCTATAATCAAACACAATAGACAGCGAAAAGTAAGCAATCTGAATCCAAAACCGATGATTCATATTCTGGTCAAACTGTCGATTTATATTTTCCATACCGAGTTCGAATTTTGAAGATATCAGTGGATACCTGGAAAGAAACGGAGAGGAAGATGCCGTGCgcataaaatttgaatttgaatggaCTGATATACCCAACAGAAGACGTTTCTGGAAGAATTAAGGGGTTATTTTCACTAGTAAATCAATGGCGTACATCTGTAGATCATACAAGGCCCTAAATAATGACACAAGGAGTTCACTAAACTCAAATCAGCCACGAATCGAGTCAAAAGACCCTCTTCAACCGGCCGAGCAGGACATCTGGAAAAGACGACTCACGTGGATACTAGCCATACTGAACCGAACCCACATTTCTGTGAGCCGAGATGGCAACAGCGGCAGCACCAACGGCCCCAAACTGAGATTGTGCCTGAAACACTTTAGCTTCTATAGAAATTCTATCATTTAACTGCCCTACCCCTACCTCGGCCTGGGTCGGGAAATACGGATTTGTATTTACATCTATCTTGGCCATGCCAGGGACCGGATTCACTGCCATCTTATACTGCGAGGCTAGTGTTTGCTTTTCTTGTGGATGGCTGCTGTTAGTTTCTCTCGCCAACTTCTCTTGGTTCGCCGAATATGGCCTCATAAGACGTTGTGGAGAGATGGATTGAGAGGGAACTGCAGCACTTCTGTAGAAGGCAGTTCTGTTGTCAGAATCAACCTTCATGTTTCTACCATTCTCATAAGGTAGTACTGGACCGACAACTCTGCCTGGCCTTGCTGCAAGCAAATCAGCAGAATGTATAAGATAATTAGCATGCAAACTTCTATcgtttcttcaattttttcctgCTTTGCCTCCcattttttaaatgtaaaacATAATAGACTGATTCGATCTTTTCAACCTATCTTCCACTAAGCACAATATTGAAGCACCAACCAGACTGGATGGATCAGTCCAATCCAGTTATCAAAACACTAATTGTGGAACTGGCAGCCACAAGGCCCAAAATAGACCTTTAGTGTGTGGGGAACTTTAAATGCAcactcaaataaaaaattgaagtagATGTCCACATACTAAGCTCCTGACAAAGCGATACGAATGTTTCTTGGGTAGCCAAGAAATGATATTAAGTTGTCACGCAAATATGACAAGTGATGTTCAAAAACTTCTAGAAATTGGTTGAACATTCATCGAATAGCTGCAAACAAGTAAAGAAATGTCAATACCACTTGGTACCCTTGGAGGTGGCCGCATAGCCTTCGACGGATTGCTGGAAATAGCATCTACTACTCCAAAGTTCTTAGAAGCATCCTCACTGACTTGTTGATTATCTTTTGATGCAAAATTAGAATCGCGATTCGGTAAAACTGTACTGGAGTGCACTGTGGACCtgcaaaaaataatataaacaaattaaaatacaaaGTAATTGCCACATAGAGTTCTCTAATTGGGAACATTTTTGCTTCCATATCAAATTGTCAAAGGAATGACTTGATTTTAGTGCGCAGCTCTGTTGTGCCTCTTGACACGATGCACATCAGATCTAAAGACATATACTGAAGAAACTAAGTAGAAAAAATTACATCCGAATGTCATAATTTATACTTAAAAGGGAGACTGGGAAATTATTTTGGCTTGTACCTATCATACTCACAGGAAGCCCACTTGCTCTTGCTTGGCTAACTCAGCCACAATAATTAAGATAATAAAACTACAACACTAACCCAAAATAAAACTACTCAGAAGAGTAAAGCAGACTCTTCAAAAATGAACTACCACATCGGCATATCAGTCAATGTCTTCAAGACTAGGACCAAATGGCCACGATGAAACTACCTTGGGAGGGACGCATGCTTTCTCTCCAAAGGCATGACCGGAGCACTTCTTCCACCATGTTCCTCAAGATGTGCAAACTGCCTCCTGAAATGACCAATGGCACTGCTTCCAACAAATAAAACCATTAAAATCATAAGAAGGGCAGTAAACAATCAGAACAGGAGATAGTGAACTGACAAAGGATTTAGAGTAGAACCTAGGATATAGAAAATTGGTGCTTTCAGTTCCGTTCATGTAGTCCTTGCGTAGCTGTGGATGGTACTCCAATATCTCCCGGTATAAAAGTTCCCTAACATCTTCCTTAGTTAATCTTCTCCTCTCAAACTCAAACTCCAACTTTGATATGGGCTGACAAGAAGGCTCTCTCTCGACCTTTGCCAGACCCTTAAAGTAAGGATCAGCAAGAGCCTGTTTAAATAAAAGAgcagaaaattttcatttgaattcaGAGAAATAATACAAAATGAATCAACAACCTGGTGCTTCTCATAAGCATCTTTCCAAATTACGCCCACTAAATACTATAAGATTTTAGTTTGGAAGAGACCACAACAGAGATCAAACAAACCTCCTCAGCAGTTGGCCGATCCTTTGCATCAAAAGCCAACAGTCTTTGCAATAGCCTGAGAGCCTGTGGATCAGCTTTTGGAAATTTATGGGTGAAGGGCACAGGTTGCTTTCTTCGCATTTCTGTCAAATATTTCCTAGCCTTCTCATTACGAACCTGCATTCCAACATTAAAGCAGGGTTAGAGAAAGAACAGGAAACCACAATCTACCTAGAAGGGAAGACAatgaagataaaagaaaagatataataCCCCAGATACTGATTCTGCTGAAGGTGTTCCAAGAAGATCAGTAATCAAATCTAACTGGTGAACAACAGTCTTTCCAGGAAACAATGGTTTTCCAGTCAGCACTTCCGCAAAGATGCAACCAATGCTCCAAACATCAATTGCTGGTGTATACTGCATTCGAGTTGCAAACAAATCAGACAAAGGTATTACATAGAGTAAAAAAGAAGCCACGACATTAAATCATTTTTGGAGAACAGCATAACCGGACACTGTTACCTGATTTAAAGATATTTCAACTTCCAGGAGAGTTCAATAGTCCTCCCTGAAcaacaattattttaatctaGGATTACCACTTACTATAAAGCACCCGGAACACATTCTGCACAGCATGTAACTTATCGCTTGGCTAATTATTGAAAGCACCAGCTATTCACAAAAAGTGGACTTCAAAACAGTTTTATGGTACATACTTCACCGCTAAATCTCTAATATCTAGACTATTCCATGCAGAAGAACTTACAAAAATACAGGTGGCTGCATGTCTCACCTACACAACATGATTATCACTTATGCCaaaaaacaaatttaccaaacttgAGCCGACAAAACAAAGATCAGGCTCCAGTATATTTCCCATGGGACCAATGGATAGACAGGGTGAACATGTTCAGCAAACCGTACCTTGGAAAAAAAAGATCCACACAGCTCTGGAGCCCTGTACCATCTTGTGGCAACATAGTCCTGCAAGGTGACCAGTGGATAACTATATTAAGTAATTGCGCTGCAACATGCTCTCATCAAACTAAGCATATAGTGAAACAAAAGGGCACCAAATGCACAATAAACAACATACCGTCCAAAATATTGTTGTCGGTGTGTCACTAAAAGCAACTCTTGCTAAtccaaaatcacaaactttcagTTTACAGTTCGCATTTGCcaatatattttttggtttaAGATCTCGATGGTAGACATTTGCTGCAACCAAAGAGCTAACAATTAGAATCAAAATCTTGAAGGAAAGCCCCTCAAAGGCCCAAAAATAAGTTGGTGAGAAGAActcaaccaaacaaaaaaaggaaaagaaaaaaggaagaaagcagaAGAATATAGACTTAGCAAGAGCTCTCTGCTAGAGCATCAACACGAGCGAAGAAACCAGAATTGTAAGAATAGATGGTAAACTGATAACAA
The window above is part of the Eucalyptus grandis isolate ANBG69807.140 chromosome 6, ASM1654582v1, whole genome shotgun sequence genome. Proteins encoded here:
- the LOC104448613 gene encoding mitogen-activated protein kinase 19, which gives rise to MQTDRHSKKLKEMEFFTEYGDANRYKILEVIGKGSYGVVCAAIDTHTGEKVAIKKIHDIFEHISDAIRILREVKLLRLLRHPDIVEIKSIMLPPSKREFKDIYVVFELMESDLHQVIKANDDLTREHHQFFLYQMLRALKYMHTANVYHRDLKPKNILANANCKLKVCDFGLARVAFSDTPTTIFWTDYVATRWYRAPELCGSFFSKYTPAIDVWSIGCIFAEVLTGKPLFPGKTVVHQLDLITDLLGTPSAESVSGVRNEKARKYLTEMRRKQPVPFTHKFPKADPQALRLLQRLLAFDAKDRPTAEEALADPYFKGLAKVEREPSCQPISKLEFEFERRRLTKEDVRELLYREILEYHPQLRKDYMNGTESTNFLYPSAIGHFRRQFAHLEEHGGRSAPVMPLERKHASLPRSTVHSSTVLPNRDSNFASKDNQQVSEDASKNFGVVDAISSNPSKAMRPPPRVPSARPGRVVGPVLPYENGRNMKVDSDNRTAFYRSAAVPSQSISPQRLMRPYSANQEKLARETNSSHPQEKQTLASQYKMAVNPVPGMAKIDVNTNPYFPTQAEVGVGQLNDRISIEAKVFQAQSQFGAVGAAAVAISAHRNVGSVQYG